A window of Ignavibacteriales bacterium contains these coding sequences:
- a CDS encoding DUF1289 domain-containing protein encodes MQSDVTVTSPCNNHCIMNATNNYCDGCFRTIEEIVHWSVYSDEEKKQVLQKVERRKVSLTKENKN; translated from the coding sequence ATGCAATCCGATGTAACCGTCACTTCACCGTGCAATAATCATTGTATTATGAATGCTACTAATAATTATTGCGATGGATGTTTTAGGACGATAGAAGAAATTGTTCATTGGTCTGTTTATTCCGATGAAGAAAAAAAGCAAGTATTGCAGAAGGTTGAAAGAAGAAAAGTATCTTTAACGAAAGAAAATAAAAATTAA